The following proteins come from a genomic window of Notamacropus eugenii isolate mMacEug1 chromosome X, mMacEug1.pri_v2, whole genome shotgun sequence:
- the RLIM gene encoding E3 ubiquitin-protein ligase RLIM, which translates to MESSDSNDKGSADQSESQRRRQLDRLDREEAFYHFVNNLSEEDYRLMRDNNLLGTPGEITEEELLRRLHQIKEGPPQQNNDDNRESAEDVSNSDSIIDWLNSVRQTGNTTRSGQRGNQSWRAVSRTNPNSGDFRFSLEINVNRNGTPNSENENDSSVEPSIGEDMENNSDIETSRAESPFLRQHGPERNVLEELTEVSLPRGQRRARSRSPEQRRIRARTDRSRSPLISVTELPRRGHHSVTSQTLEHSVGNESEGSSRTRQHVTLRQHMMGTELSNENAISFSTSDMRNIPQASSSSETSGSNESLAPGQRPPTIVLDLQVRRVRPGEYRQRDSIASRTRSRSQSTNNTVTYESERGGFRRTFSRSERAGVRTYVSTIRIPIRRILNTGLSETTSVAIQTMLRQIMTGFGELSYFMYSDSDTDPSGPSLSPSLEDPELQNPGLGTSGSGGGVSASTSAGGGASSSSSSSSSLESLETNSELYDGSNEGSSSGVRREGRNRDRNSVTFEESGSLPFLSLAQFFLLNEEDDDQPRGLTKEQIDNLAMRNFGESDALKTCSVCITEYTEGNKLRKLPCSHEYHVHCIDRWLSENSTCPICRRAVLTSGNRESIV; encoded by the exons ATGGAAAGCTCCGATTCTAATGATAAAGGCAGTGCTGATCAGTCTGAATCACAACGTAGGCGACAGCTGGATCGATTGGATCGAGAAGAAGCTTTCTACCACTTTGTAAATAATCTGAGCGAAGAAGACTATAGACTTATGAGGGATAACAATTTGCTAGGTACCCCAG GTGAGATTACCGAAGAAGAGTTATTGAGAAGACTTCATCAAATTAAAGAAGGTCCCCCACAACAAAACAATGATGACAATAGAG aatCAGCAGAAGATGTGTCTAACAGTGATTCCATCATAGACTGGCTTAATTCAGTCCGTCAGACTGGAAATACAACAAGAAGTGGGCAGAGAGGAAATCAGTCTTGGAGAGCAGTGAGCAGGACTAACCCAAACAGCGGTGATTTCAGATTCAGTTTGGAAATAAACGTGAACCGTAACGGGACCCCAAATTCAGAGAACGAAAATGACTCATCGGTAGAACCTTCCATCGGAGAAGATATGGAAAATAATAGTGACATCGAAACTTCAAGAGCTGAGTCGCCATTTCTCAGGCAGCACGGACCTGAAAGGAACGTCCTTGAAGAACTAACTGAAGTATCTCTTCCCAGAGGTCAGAGAAGAGCAAGAAGCAGAAGTCCAGAGCAACGGAGGATCCGAGCGAGGACCGACAGAAGTAGGTCACCTTTGATTTCAGTAACTGAGCTTCCCCGAAGAGGCCATCACAGTGTCACATCTCAGACTTTGGAGCATTCTGTGGGAAATGAGTCGGAGGGGAGTTCTAGAACTAGGCAGCATGTGACATTGAGACAACACATGATGGGAACTGAACTGTCGAATGAAAATGCCATTTCGTTTTCAACTTCTGACATGAGAAACATCCCTCAGGCATCGAGTTCTTCAGAAACCAGTGGGAGTAATGAATCTCTGGCTCCTGGACAGAGACCTCCAACTATAGTCCTTGATCTTCAAGTGAGAAGAGTTCGTCCAGGGGAATATAGGCAGAGAGACAGCATAGCTAGTCGAACTCGTTCGAGATCTCAGTCAACAAACAACACGGTCACTTACGAAAGTGAACGTGGAGGGTTCAGGCGCACATTTTCACGTTCAGAGAGAGCAGGAGTAAGAACTTATGTCAGCACTATCAGAATTCCCATCCGTAGAATCTTAAATACGGGATTGAGTGAGACTACTTCAGTGGCAATTCAGACAATGTTAAGGCAGATAATGACTGGTTTTGGTGAATTAAGTTACTTCATGTACAGTGATAGTGATACAGATCCCAGTGGCCCATCCTTAAGTCCTAGTCTCGAAGACCCAGAACTTCAGAACCCAGGATTGGGTACTAGTGGTAGTGGAGGTGGCGTCAGTGCTAGTACCAGTGCTGGTGGAGGTgccagtagcagtagcagtagcagctcCAGCCTTGAAAGTTTAGAAACTAACTCTGAATTATATGATGGCAGCAACGAAGGAAGCTCATCTGGTGTTAGACGGGAAGGTAGAAATAGAGACAGGAATTCGGTCACATTTGAAGAGAGCGGTTCTTTGCCTTTCCTTAGTCTAGCTCAGTTTTTCCTCCtaaatgaggaagatgatgacCAACCAAGAGGACTCACCAAAGAACAGATTGACAACCTGGCAATGCGAAATTTTGGTGAGAGCGATGCATTGAAAACCTGTAGTGTTTGTATTACTGAATACACTGAAGGCAACAAGCTTCGAAAACTGCCTTGTTCTCACGAATACCATGTTCACTGCATCGACCGCTGGTTATCAGAAAATTCTACTTGTCCCATTTGTCGGAGAGCAGTCTTAACCTCTGGAAACAG